Proteins encoded in a region of the Cheilinus undulatus linkage group 8, ASM1832078v1, whole genome shotgun sequence genome:
- the mrpl32 gene encoding 39S ribosomal protein L32, mitochondrial produces MLNLSSFMHSLRCSLLHIESRLLQAAGLDRHLAPALALNGPSLLPQPVREDDLEEQQSSEQPSGLLDSILWMAAPKKRRTIEVNRTRRRAAEKLLKVKTNIEPCPECGHLKQKHILCGFCYAKVCKETALIRQQINAMEGGPLRAPTVETVVLYDGEMPSEQDKDKRIVERPRKRPLWFSF; encoded by the exons atgttgaatttatcTTCTTTTATGCACAGCCTTAGATGCTCTTTGCTACATATTGAGAGCAGACTGCTGCAGGCGGCGGGACTGGACCGACATCTGG CTCCAGCGCTGGCACTGAATGGCCCCAGCCTCCTGCCCCAGCCTGTCAGGGAGGATGATCTGGAGGAGCAGCAGAGTTCAGAGCAGCCCTCTGGTCTTCTGGACAGCATCCTATGGATGGCAGCACCCAAGAAAAGGCGCACTATAGAGGTCAACCGCACCAGGAGGAGAGCTGCagaaaaactcttaaaagtCAAG ACCAACATCGAGCCATGTCCAGAGTGTGGCCACTTGAAGCAGAAACATATCCTGTGTGGCTTCTGTTATGCCAAAGTGTGTAAGGAGACCGCTCTGATCCGTCAGCAGATTAATGCGATGGAAGGCGGCCCGCTGAGAGCCCCGACGGTGGAGACTGTCGTCCTGTACGACGGTGAAATGCCGAGCGAACAGGACAAAGATAAGAGGATCGTAGAGAGGCCAAGGAAGAGGCCTTTGTGGTTCAGCTTCTAA